In the Streptomyces fradiae ATCC 10745 = DSM 40063 genome, one interval contains:
- a CDS encoding DUF6286 domain-containing protein — MTPDTGSPGRGSASSAHGDTAAPASRATGPSAKEAGPPGHGPSAPDRAAAGTGDERGGGHRTHRKWSARRVTSAVVAAVILVAAVAALVDVIAVRAGRPAAAWRRHLADELATRPVDDVWMLTGAAVAAALGVWLIILALTPGQRRWLPMRSPADCPRLRAFLDRDGAADLLRNAAMRVPGVSAAHVRVRRHRIRARADVRFRDARQVRDDLTAVLDEERDRLALARPPRVVVRVRRRPD; from the coding sequence ATGACACCCGACACCGGTTCCCCCGGCCGCGGCTCCGCGTCGTCCGCGCACGGCGACACCGCGGCGCCCGCGTCCCGCGCCACCGGGCCGTCGGCGAAGGAAGCCGGCCCGCCTGGACACGGCCCGTCCGCTCCGGACCGCGCGGCCGCCGGAACCGGCGATGAGCGCGGCGGGGGGCACCGGACGCACCGGAAGTGGTCCGCGCGCCGCGTCACGTCGGCCGTGGTCGCCGCGGTGATCCTGGTGGCCGCCGTCGCGGCGCTGGTCGACGTCATCGCCGTACGGGCCGGGCGTCCGGCGGCGGCCTGGCGGCGGCACCTCGCCGACGAACTGGCCACCCGTCCGGTGGACGACGTGTGGATGCTGACGGGAGCCGCCGTGGCCGCCGCCCTCGGCGTCTGGCTGATCATCCTGGCCCTCACCCCCGGCCAGCGCCGCTGGCTGCCCATGCGCTCCCCCGCCGACTGTCCCCGGCTGCGGGCGTTCCTGGACCGCGACGGCGCCGCCGACCTGCTGCGCAACGCCGCCATGAGGGTTCCCGGAGTCAGCGCGGCGCACGTCCGGGTGCGCCGCCACCGCATCAGGGCCCGCGCCGACGTCCGCTTCCGCGACGCCCGGCAGGTGAGGGACGACCTCACCGCCGTCCTGGACGAGGAGCGGGACCGGCTGGCCCTCGCCCGGCCTCCCCGCGTCGTCGTACGGGTGCGGCGACGACCCGACTGA